In the Populus trichocarpa isolate Nisqually-1 chromosome 1, P.trichocarpa_v4.1, whole genome shotgun sequence genome, AATCATATATAATCTTTTAAGTACTGTTTAACACAAATGATATTAACTACATGCTTATATATATCACcattataattagaaaatatttacacAACAGAGTACAAGTTAAATAAGTTAGTCCATTTAAGTTTGTACATACACAACATTATAATCTTCAAAATATACAGAAAGTAATGTTATTATCAACAATTTACATATCCAAAAGATTTACTGGTAATAGAAGTAAACTCTAAAACTACTACGAGACGCGGTATTGAGATGAACCTGcataatgatttaaaagataatCATGGTTAATTAGAGCATTTACATTTgcatatatatagacacacacacacacacacacacacacacacacacacacactagttACTCACAAAAATTTCCACATTTACTATCATCTTCCAAGTACTATTCacaaataaataatctaaaatctaaACCTGTCCACATCATAGAACTTTAGTTCCAAACCAGTACAACTGGACCACCAGCACTAGTTCCATATCAGCACCAGTTCCATACCAGGATAACTGGTCCACCAGCTACCCATTCACAGGGCACCAATTCCATACTAGGATAACTGGTTCACAAGtctttcattttcataataaattatcatggGAAAATCTACCAGCATtccacataaaatttcattaattgagagaaatttaaatatctaaagttcagagaaagaaaaaaatattcaaggtaTTAAACACCTACCTAGTGTTTGCGTCCTGTTAGCTGAACCTGTCTGCTGAGTGGTTTCTGTAGCCTCGCCCACTCCTACAGGTTCAtttcattatcaattaaattctatttcaacaaaatcaacttgtcatcaatttaattatttcttcaacAACATCATCGGCAAAACCACATTACTTATTAAACCAGCAAAACAActcattattaatttaattacttcaTCAACACATTATcacataattcatttaattttcaacaacaatatcaactcatTACTAAcataatttcttcatcatcaatattaccaCATAATTCATTTAACtatcaaacaacaatatcaactcatcactaatataattcctccatcatcaatattatcacataactcatttaattatcactcaacaatattaattatttggttcaacattttcattcatttttctttctctaggcTAAAACCTCTTCTCAAAAGAacccataattattttttcttcaattttacaaattgaaacattacccactattatttcatttatttaaacattaattcatcataatttcATAGATTAACCCATTCAACCTCACAACTCATACCATAATTATACACTAatacaattgaataaaatcttaacatactaaatatatcaatttaattgagAGGAAAAGATTTGTTACCttttaattcaaagaaataagagatgaaaagcttgaaatcacCACACAAATTTCTTTCCTCCTTCCCCCCTTATTTTCCTCTCAATGCCTcctctttttaataataataaaaaaaatcctttgttCCCCTTTTGAGATTTTCTTGTTCAAACCCTTCCTAATAAACTTCAATCactagttttattttcttccttttttttgtgaatttattttagatGAACTGTGATAAATTTCACTCTATTCTTCTCCCTCTCAAGCCCTAACATGGCCGGCCACATGCTCCTTATATTCCACTCCCcacttgtttatatatttacaagttcttcctctcttttcatTTAAGTActtccttgttttattttaaaatcatttggcCCAAAAGTTTgacttattcaatttaatccttgtcCCACATTCACCTTATTAGATAATAATTTCCACTTcattaacttttatatatatatatatatatatatatatatatatatatatatattggaatttATCTGGGAGTTATACAAGTGGTTTgatgtttgtttcttttaaataagataTCGAGTTCGAACCTTGTAAATAAAACacattattattaaaagagTTTTACTTTTTAATGGACCGATCCAGCTCGACTGAATTAGTTCGAGTCAAGTGAGCTTCTAGTTACCGGGATTCCTAATAAAACCAGACACTGCAGAATCACATTCCGGGCCAGGTAGGTCCATAAAAAACTTTGCCATAATCCGAGACTGGGCCTGAACATAACTCCGTCAAGATGCAGTCTCGTGTTAACATCATCACCACAGCATCATACAGAATAATCTAAGGTCAGATAGAAGAATCTCTCATTCATTTTACCAAACCTGACCAAACAAAGCTTACAAAATACAAACTCCAAAATCATCCCCGTTTTCAGAGTGACGTGTCTTCTTGTCTGTGGCCATTTCCAAATTCCTCTATCATTCATTTTCAAAATCCAATTTCCTTGcccacataaaataaaaaataaacaaggtgGAAAGAGGGGTCGGTCCCACGGTAATGCATTAAGAGCccgtgtgtatttttttttaaatatttttttttgaaaataaataaaaataatatatttttttaaaatttaattttaatactaggatataaatacaaaaatatttaaaaatataaaaattaatttaaaataaaaataaaaaaaattaattttttttaaaaataatttaaaaatatagaaataaattgGCTTGAAAGCTAcgtgataataataaatttactttttaaaattatgtgataaatattattttttaaaatatatttttaaaattattattttataacaatttaaaaatataaaaaaaaattaatttaacccattgAATCTTTCATCGCCCAattgttttctctttatttccCCATCTATATCCTTCTTCAAGTAACTGAAgccagaaagaacaaaaaactaaaaagaaaagaaaaaggtttgaGGGagaggtaaaataaaaaaaaaaaagagaaatttttacGTTTCTAATTATttccgatttttttttaaattttttataattaaaacatcTCTTGATCTTTTTAAGTTTCATTTTGGATCCTCTCTCATCTCCCTCTCTCCCCTAGGTATTTCTCATAATCTATGTAATTATTGTAACTGTTTTCGATAATCTTGATTGATTTAGCTAATCTCTATTCATGGTTATGATAATCAACATTCTTAGTATTGACTTTTGGGATTTAGTTTTCTGGGGTTGTGTTTAGTTCTAGGCGATTGTGATAGGAGAAGGAAAGGGATCAGGCTCACCTATgctggattttttatttatttttttgtggtttttttttttttattgtgattgtgCATGCatttgatctctctctctctctttttttttccaatttattctTGGGTCTTTTTTTAGCACCAttatcatctaattttttttcattcaaatgttcttttttttttttttaattggtagaGTAGCTGCCTTTTCCCATgatcaaaaagtttatttttttccctttatttttaaaatttgggttTTATTTTGTGGCTGGTTTTGTGAATGTGCTAAGTGTGATACAGTTTCTTATGCAAAGATATGAAATATTGATTCTGCATACATTTAGACTTGTAAATTTTTATGGGTTTGGTTCAAGTTGCTGGCGTCTAATCTCGATGTTGAAATTTGTGAGCTGAAACTAAAAAATGCTCCTTCAGGTGGTTTTCCTTATGTTGGTGATCTAATTTTGGCAAGCACATTATGTTTGATGCAGCTTTTCACTGATTATCACTGCTAGCTATCATAGTGCTTGCATTTTAGCTTCATAGCTTAGAAAACAGCGCAGATACCTTTGTAGCTGAGCTGTGGCAATGGACATTCTTTAAGTGTTCGCTAAATATGACTCTAAAAGGTGAGATGATATCATGGATAGGTGAGGCATAATGCCATATTGCCTATCAAGGAGCTATTGAGGATATGGAATGTATTTCAGTCTAGGAATTGAATGGAGAAATATATGGAAAGAGCAATCAATATATTTAGAGTGCATGGTGGTGTCCGAGTCTACAATGGCTAATATCTAGTGCTTGTGCTAAAAGAGCTAGAAATAGACTGTATGGAAAAAGTTAGTGATGTGGCTAGAATATTGATAACCATGATTTGCTTTATGCAAAAAAGATGTAGCATGTATAGCTGATGAGATTGGGGTTGGGACatttggcaactcgagatgggATACGGGAACTGTCACCAAGTGGAGTGGAATTAGATATATTACCTGGAGTCGCGTTTGAATGCCAGAGGCAATCTGTTTAGTCTGAATCTTGTGTATGTAAGTCTACCAGTCTTTCCTCGAGAAATATCTGAGAAAATAATCATGACAATAGAATTCCTGAAACCTTAATGTCCCGAACAAGATGGAAAGAACTAATTATCATTTTAGGATGAGACATGAGAGAGATCCTAGTGGGAAGTTTGATATAACTTTTTGGATTTATGTATTATGGTTTATAGAATTCCAATTAACCATTAAATTGTACAATGTGGTTTTTGTGAGACAAGCAGAAACTGAAACGGgatcttatttttttgtctggTTATTCTGTACAATTTGTTGTTGAAGCTTTTCCACGTGGTTCATTTACTTTTTGTGGTGGTGTGGATTGCTATAAATGCTTAAAGACACCCTAAGGCTTCAATTTCCTGTTAGGGATGTATCTTGGAAACTTGTTGTCTGAGATATGGAATCTATCAACCCCATTTTTCCCCCAATAAGCAATGTCAGGCATTGCTGGATATCTTGATTGTTTTGCTGTAATGCAAACTGCTTATACTTGCATATCTTGCCTATCGTTTGCACTTtggatttattgtttatatgctCCAGCTGCTGATCGGTTTCTGCTTCCCAGTTCTGCTGGTATTCCAGAAACCGATCGACTGGTTTCTGGGTTTTCTATGAATAACCAGTAGACCAGTTCTGGATTTTCCAGAAACTGGTCGACTGGTTCCACTGCTGTTTTTTTATCGTTCTGTTTTTCTAACTTTTGAGTCTTTCTTAGCTTCTGCTTTGTTTTTCTGCTGCCCTAAGTCTTTTGGATTCAGGTAATAGACCTTTGTACTTCTTGGGGTATCCCCTCatattttgtacatttttttttcctttaatacaAATTAcacttatccaaaaaaaaaaactgcttatACTTGCATATCGTTTGCACTTTGGATTTATCGTTTATATGATCATATAAAATTTgaaggatttaaaaaatatgtgctAGAGGTCTTTTTGGCTTTTAATGTGCTGTTATCCTTTTCAAATCTTAACATTCTCTGCTGCTAAAGTCTTAAAAGTATTCCCATTGACATTTCAGATGTTAGCGGCCAGGGTGTTAAtcctttcccctttttttgGGATAAATGCAGGAAGGTTGAGGACATGCTTAAATGCATCTGGTCCTGTTGTTGGCATTGAAACAAGCTGTTACGTCCTCATAGGCGATGCTGATAAGTGCATAACGTGAACCACATTTTCCACCAAGAGGATTTTTCAGCATCTTATACATTATATTAAGGGAATCGGACCTGATGCAAAGGCAAAAGGCTGCTTTTCATTCCTTCTCTGAAACTATTGATTTTGATCAGGGATCTGTTTCAAACAGTACCGTTATGAGTCAGCAAACACCTTTCAGTAACATGCTAAATCCAGTGGATAGCAGATTGTCAAATAATGCTGTATCTTCGGGCAACGCATCGTGCTCAAATGCTTTAACTCACGATGTCCAGAGCTTTAGTGGTTGGAATTCAGGCGAATCTAGCTCAAGGTTAAGTCTGCAAAATCAGGTGAATGATGATGGGATAAAAATGGAAGAATGGTTGTCTACTTCAGTCAATGCTTATCCTGCAGTTGGTCAAAGATCAGAGGAAAGGCTATTTGAAACAACTAATATCCTTTTCCCAGGCAGAGTCAGTACGGGGATTAGTGGCAATCAGGTTAGAAGTGGACCTTTATTCTTGCAGGGCTCCAGCTCGAATCATATCGCACCCAATGTATGTCCAAATTCTGGTCATATTGGAGACACCACTATTGGCAGACCCATTACAGGAGCTGTCTTAGGCCTTAATCAACTCAACCCTGGTGGTGGATTAGAAATAGAACGGGCATCTTCTTCTGGTGTTTCTTCTTCTGATGTTGGCACTTCATCTGGAAGTTCTGGTTATATAGTAGAGGAGACAAATGGTGGTTCAGGATCTTCTATTGGGGTTTGGGGCTTATCCTGCAAGAGAAAGGCCCTTGAAGGTACTACTGGACAGTCTTTTCCTGGTGGAAGTTCAAGTTGCTTTCCACAAGCTGAAAGTAGTGCATGGCATAATGGACCCAATAATCACAGTGTTTCTAGCAGCCTAAGTTTATCCACTCCCTCACCGAATACTCCAAGTGTTGCTCCTCCTGAACAGTTGAACCCAAGATTTGGTTATGGAATGAGAGGAGCACCTCCTGATGCATTTCCTTCATCAAATGTTAGTGGAAATGCAGACTCTCTGAGAAATTTTGGTAGGAGGATAAGTCCTGGACATCAACAGGAATCTGTCACTTTCAATTTGTCAACAACAGGAGGTTCCAGGCGTTGGTCCTTGCAGCATTCTCGCAGACCTGTCTCAGTTAGTGACTATCTGGAGTCAAGATCAACAGAACCTGCAAATTCAAGTGCCATCCAAGGCCAGCTTCATGCTATCAACCCTTCTTCTTTATCAAGCAGTTTGCCTTGTTGGGATGATTTTTCAAGTTCAAGAGTTGGAAATTCATTGAGTTCCCTTATACCTGGAGAGCTAGGTGCTGCATCAAGAGAGGAAGCAAACTTAAGAAGCTTTCAGACAAATAATGCAGACCA is a window encoding:
- the LOC7465027 gene encoding E3 ubiquitin-protein ligase MBR2; amino-acid sequence: MQRQKAAFHSFSETIDFDQGSVSNSTVMSQQTPFSNMLNPVDSRLSNNAVSSGNASCSNALTHDVQSFSGWNSGESSSRLSLQNQVNDDGIKMEEWLSTSVNAYPAVGQRSEERLFETTNILFPGRVSTGISGNQVRSGPLFLQGSSSNHIAPNVCPNSGHIGDTTIGRPITGAVLGLNQLNPGGGLEIERASSSGVSSSDVGTSSGSSGYIVEETNGGSGSSIGVWGLSCKRKALEGTTGQSFPGGSSSCFPQAESSAWHNGPNNHSVSSSLSLSTPSPNTPSVAPPEQLNPRFGYGMRGAPPDAFPSSNVSGNADSLRNFGRRISPGHQQESVTFNLSTTGGSRRWSLQHSRRPVSVSDYLESRSTEPANSSAIQGQLHAINPSSLSSSLPCWDDFSSSRVGNSLSSLIPGELGAASREEANLRSFQTNNADHPMFAPATEMRRMGQDPTRWGLATGNMSASGSVSSTRIGSSTRMGPSSSVHPFPTPGWIHHNPTTHNQQRISEFSTWSLFPPMASESGGHSCHFSPLSSGPSSAQDTQISSGSSSQGHNPPPFPRSAFLTEEQSDDVLGMPRSLRALAADIEGRHRLISEIRQVLNAMRRGENLRVEDYMLFDPMIYHGMAEMHDRHRDMRLDVDNMSYEELLALEERIGDVSTGLSEETILKLLKQEKHVPISTESPADLEPCCICQEEYVDGDDMGIIDCGHDFHTNCIKQWLMQKNLCPICKMTALLT